A window of Corallococcus macrosporus DSM 14697 contains these coding sequences:
- a CDS encoding GYD domain-containing protein, with protein sequence MPHYMILARYTPPVLKNLLSSPEALTSRNDHADAFYGSVGGKVVTAYFMRDARWHFLVIVDFPDHEAAHAAIMVGQASGAFEAGEVYPLTSLEEAVGALKRAGAAGKVFYPPGA encoded by the coding sequence ATGCCTCACTACATGATCCTCGCCCGCTACACGCCGCCGGTCCTCAAGAACCTGCTGAGCAGCCCGGAGGCGCTCACCTCGCGCAATGACCACGCCGATGCCTTCTACGGGTCGGTGGGCGGCAAGGTCGTCACCGCCTATTTCATGCGCGATGCCCGGTGGCACTTCCTGGTCATCGTGGACTTCCCGGACCACGAGGCCGCCCACGCGGCCATCATGGTGGGGCAGGCGTCCGGCGCCTTCGAGGCGGGCGAGGTCTACCCGCTCACCTCACTGGAAGAGGCCGTTGGCGCCCTCAAGCGCGCCGGCGCCGCCGGCAAGGTCTTCTACCCGCCGGGCGCCTGA
- a CDS encoding bifunctional LLM class flavin-dependent oxidoreductase/SDR family oxidoreductase, with the protein MRFSLMFFASDESALSGRKYELVIESARFADRHGFQGVWVPERHFSALGSLYPNPAVLHAALARETKHLRLNAGSVVLPLHHPLRVAEEWAMVDNLSGGRVGVSFATGWNPDDFALAPERYAERSRTLFEQVDVVRRLWRGEPLAVRNGTGEPSSVRVYPTPVQRELPVWITAASNPATFARAGELGFNLLTHLLDQGVERLAEQVAAYRQARARAGHDPDGGTVTLMLHTFVGGDAQQVRDLAREPYCAFLKSNLGQLKGLAQSRMRDVDLNTLSEREKDDFVHFLYERFATSRAFIGTPDSCMDLAVQLRDLGVDELASLLDFGPPVEAILQNLPHLDTLRARVAELGPRDAAPRGRPAAAPPAPEPAPRQDAVAELQARLPRVMEGADFYAEVAASGAEYGPTMRSLERVWRGEGEALGRLRMPPAVEGERDAYAFHPVLLDSSLLILGALAPERQGGRLVALPTGMRRLRIHAPPTGELYSHVVRTSPPTGSVLEGDVRILDASGELLAEVSGLRIQLMEQAERPTSDPVDALTYALDWRPRTAPAPDAAAGPGTWWVLMDGRGVGKALATRLEARGDTVVRITAGATFQSLGPRDYQVAPGDAAQLRRLVEALLVAGGPVPRGLVHLWSLDGVDPAQTTVETLEAEQTPGALTVLGLVQALVGSGAVRPPRLWLVTRGCQPPAGASGALASATLWGLGRVVSAEHPEVWGGLVDLEPDAPGDASAAALCGVLLAPGGEDQFVLRGEAQAVARLARRRGLPSGGPATRLRADAGYLLTGGLGDLGLGMARWMVERGARHLVLMGRSPLPPREDWAYVAPGSRAARQVAAIRELEALGARVYPAAVDVADRDAVATFLRGYHAEGGPALRGVLHSAGVIQPATLMNLGADALHAVLRPKVAGAWVLHALLEDTPLDFFVLISAVPGLVGWIGSGASNYAAANTFLDALAHHRRARGLPALSVDYGPWSEVGLAVREGGLPMLERQGIGSMSPPQGLAALDRALTQPDAQLAVASLDWPRFFRAFAHARTTPLLAEQVKEAGEGAEPARSPEAGALQAALSEAQPGARSELVREYLRTQVARVLARSSARLDVNASLMSLGLDSLMSIDLRNRIESDLGVVIPMVNLLRGPSIAQLVDDVLPALTLAGAETEMEEVTL; encoded by the coding sequence GTGCGGTTCTCCTTGATGTTCTTCGCCAGCGACGAGAGCGCGCTGTCGGGCCGAAAGTACGAGCTGGTCATCGAGAGCGCGCGCTTCGCCGACCGCCACGGCTTCCAGGGTGTCTGGGTGCCGGAGCGGCACTTCTCCGCGCTCGGCAGCCTCTATCCCAACCCCGCCGTGCTGCACGCCGCGCTGGCGCGCGAGACGAAGCACCTGCGCCTCAACGCGGGCAGCGTGGTGCTCCCGCTCCACCACCCCCTGCGGGTGGCCGAGGAGTGGGCCATGGTGGACAACCTCTCCGGTGGGCGGGTGGGCGTGTCGTTCGCGACCGGCTGGAACCCGGACGACTTCGCGCTCGCGCCGGAGCGGTACGCCGAGCGCTCGCGCACCTTGTTCGAGCAGGTGGACGTGGTGCGCCGGCTGTGGCGGGGCGAGCCCCTGGCCGTGCGCAACGGCACCGGCGAGCCGTCCTCGGTGCGGGTCTACCCCACGCCCGTCCAGCGCGAGCTGCCGGTGTGGATAACGGCCGCCAGCAATCCGGCCACCTTCGCGCGGGCGGGCGAGCTGGGCTTCAACCTGCTCACCCACCTGCTGGACCAGGGCGTGGAGCGGCTGGCCGAGCAGGTCGCCGCGTACCGGCAAGCCCGCGCCCGCGCGGGGCACGACCCGGACGGCGGCACGGTCACCCTGATGCTGCACACCTTCGTCGGGGGGGATGCCCAGCAGGTGCGGGACCTGGCGCGCGAGCCCTACTGCGCGTTCCTCAAGTCCAACCTGGGGCAGCTCAAGGGGCTGGCCCAGAGCCGCATGCGTGACGTGGACCTGAACACCCTGTCGGAGCGGGAGAAGGACGACTTCGTCCACTTCCTCTACGAGCGCTTCGCCACGTCCCGCGCGTTCATCGGCACGCCGGACTCCTGCATGGACCTGGCGGTCCAGCTGCGCGACCTGGGCGTGGACGAGCTGGCGTCGCTGCTGGACTTCGGCCCTCCCGTGGAGGCCATCCTCCAGAACCTGCCCCACCTGGACACGCTGCGCGCCCGGGTGGCGGAGCTGGGGCCGCGTGACGCCGCGCCGCGTGGCCGGCCCGCCGCCGCGCCCCCGGCGCCGGAGCCCGCGCCCCGGCAGGACGCCGTGGCGGAGCTCCAGGCCCGCCTGCCCCGCGTGATGGAGGGCGCGGACTTCTACGCGGAGGTGGCCGCGTCCGGGGCGGAGTACGGCCCCACCATGCGCAGCCTGGAGCGCGTGTGGCGCGGGGAAGGGGAGGCGCTGGGGCGGCTCCGGATGCCGCCGGCCGTGGAGGGGGAGCGCGACGCCTACGCCTTCCATCCGGTGCTGCTGGACAGCAGCCTGCTCATCCTCGGCGCGCTGGCGCCAGAGCGCCAGGGCGGGCGGCTGGTGGCGCTCCCCACGGGCATGCGGCGGCTGCGCATCCACGCGCCGCCCACCGGCGAGCTCTACAGCCACGTGGTGCGCACCAGCCCCCCCACCGGCTCCGTGCTGGAGGGCGATGTGCGCATCCTGGACGCGTCCGGCGAGCTGCTCGCCGAGGTGTCCGGGCTGCGCATCCAGTTGATGGAGCAGGCGGAGCGGCCCACGTCGGACCCGGTGGACGCGCTCACCTATGCCCTGGACTGGCGGCCACGGACCGCGCCCGCCCCGGACGCCGCCGCCGGGCCCGGGACGTGGTGGGTGCTGATGGACGGCCGGGGCGTGGGCAAGGCGCTGGCGACGCGGCTGGAGGCCCGGGGCGACACGGTGGTGCGCATCACCGCCGGCGCCACCTTCCAGTCGCTGGGGCCTCGCGACTATCAGGTGGCGCCCGGGGACGCGGCGCAGCTCCGGCGGCTCGTGGAGGCGCTGCTGGTCGCGGGAGGGCCGGTGCCGCGCGGGCTGGTCCACCTGTGGAGCCTGGACGGGGTCGACCCCGCCCAGACGACGGTGGAGACGCTGGAGGCGGAGCAGACCCCGGGGGCCCTCACGGTGCTGGGCCTGGTGCAGGCGCTGGTGGGCAGTGGCGCGGTGCGTCCGCCGCGCCTGTGGCTGGTGACGCGCGGCTGTCAGCCTCCGGCGGGGGCCTCCGGCGCGCTGGCCTCGGCCACGCTGTGGGGCCTGGGGCGCGTGGTGTCCGCCGAGCACCCCGAGGTGTGGGGCGGCCTCGTGGACCTGGAGCCGGACGCGCCGGGCGACGCCAGCGCCGCCGCGCTCTGTGGCGTGCTGCTGGCGCCCGGCGGGGAGGACCAGTTCGTGCTGCGCGGCGAGGCGCAGGCCGTGGCCCGGCTGGCGCGGCGGCGGGGGCTGCCCTCCGGAGGGCCGGCGACGCGGCTGCGCGCGGACGCCGGCTACCTGCTGACGGGCGGCCTGGGCGACCTCGGCCTGGGGATGGCGCGGTGGATGGTGGAGCGGGGCGCGCGGCACCTGGTGCTGATGGGGCGCTCGCCGCTGCCGCCCCGAGAGGACTGGGCCTATGTGGCGCCGGGCTCGCGCGCCGCGCGGCAGGTGGCCGCCATCCGCGAGCTGGAGGCCCTGGGCGCGCGCGTGTATCCGGCCGCAGTGGACGTGGCGGACCGTGACGCGGTGGCCACCTTCCTCCGGGGCTATCACGCGGAGGGCGGCCCGGCGCTCCGGGGCGTCCTCCATTCGGCCGGCGTCATCCAGCCCGCGACGCTGATGAACCTGGGGGCGGACGCCCTCCACGCGGTGCTCAGGCCGAAGGTGGCCGGCGCGTGGGTGCTGCACGCGCTGCTGGAGGACACGCCGCTGGACTTCTTCGTCCTCATCTCCGCGGTGCCGGGGCTGGTGGGCTGGATTGGCTCCGGCGCGAGCAACTACGCGGCGGCCAACACCTTCCTGGACGCGCTGGCGCACCACCGCCGCGCGCGCGGCCTGCCGGCGCTCAGCGTGGACTACGGGCCCTGGAGCGAGGTGGGCCTCGCGGTGCGCGAGGGCGGCCTGCCCATGCTGGAGCGTCAGGGCATTGGCAGCATGTCCCCCCCGCAGGGGCTCGCCGCGCTGGACCGGGCGCTGACCCAGCCGGACGCGCAGCTGGCGGTGGCGTCGCTGGACTGGCCGCGCTTCTTCCGCGCCTTCGCGCACGCGCGGACGACGCCGCTGCTGGCGGAGCAGGTGAAGGAAGCGGGGGAGGGCGCGGAGCCCGCGCGCTCCCCGGAGGCCGGGGCGCTCCAGGCGGCGCTGAGCGAGGCGCAGCCGGGCGCGCGGTCGGAGCTGGTGCGGGAATACCTGCGGACGCAGGTGGCCCGGGTGCTGGCGCGCTCCAGCGCGCGGCTGGATGTGAACGCATCGCTGATGTCGCTGGGGCTCGACTCCCTGATGTCCATTGATTTGCGCAACCGAATCGAGTCCGACCTGGGCGTCGTGATTCCCATGGTGAACCTGCTGCGCGGCCCCAGCATCGCGCAGCTCGTCGACGACGTGCTGCCGGCCCTGACGCTGGCCGGGGCCGAGACGGAGATGGAGGAGGTGACGCTGTGA
- a CDS encoding type I polyketide synthase, whose translation MPTLVALLSARAARQGADTAYTFLENGEQESGLLTYAALDLRARAVAQRLREAGGEGQRALLLYPAGLDFLAAFMGCLYAGVVAVPAYPPRATRHLARLLSVVEDAQATVVLTTTALLPNLTRDSATLPRMKALRWVTTDDVDLRPAATWTPPASLSPGALAFLQYTSGSTGAPKGVMVSHANLLHNLEMLRRGFGHDARTRLVSWLPLFHDMGLIAVALEALYLGRPCVLMPPVAFLQSPIRWLRAVSKYQGTCSGAPDFAYDLCVEKTAPEQRAGLDLSSWRVAFNGAEPVRAATLERFARTFAPLGFRRDAFYPCYGMAESTVMISGGLADAAPVVRHVSARALDSHRVVDAPEGAADARAVIGCGRAWMDERIVIVDPETGVACGPEQVGEIWVASPSVAGGYLNRPEETAATFGARLAGSGEGPFLRTGDLGFLRDGELFVTGRLKDVIIVRGRNHYPQDLELTSQESHPVLRRGGAAAFSVEVSGEERLVVVQEVERVHVRKLDTPAVTAAIREAILAHHDLRPHAVVLVKPASIPKTSSGKIQRRGSRAAFLAGALDVVGEWREPPAPPPVVAAGPASGEVRAWLVARVAERLRVAPSAVDTRAPLSQLGLDSASAVGLSGDLQTWLGRPVSPTLVYDFPTLEALAAHLTGGAAAPAPSATERPSDTEPIAIIGLGCRLPGAEDSASFWRLLHDGVDAITETPPARWDVERLFHPAPPPPGRMSTRWGGYLRQVDGFDADFFGVAPREARGMDPQQRLLLEVAWEALEDAGLAPDRLAGSDTGVFVGVSSGDYARLQAQAPGALDAYAGTGIAFSIAANRLSYVLDLRGPSLAVDTACSSSLVAVHQAVQSLRRGECGMALAAGVNLLLAPDMTVAFSQARMMAADGRCKTFDAAADGYVRGEGCGVVVLKRLRDAQRDGDRVLAVVRGSAINQDGRSNGLTAPNGQAQQAVLRAALADAGVSADAVDYVEAHGTGTPLGDPIEVDALKAVLLQGRPLERPLWVGSVKTNIGHLESAAGIAGLIKVALSLQHEAIPAHLHLRELNPYIRLEGVPLAIPTARRAWTGPARRAGVSSFGFGGTNAHAILESAPERPAPAAPARDAPCVLTLSARDEKALAELAGAWADPAAWPPGLSLADACHTAANGRAHFAHRLALVATTPEEAQASLQAFSRGEADADVIRGTAPAGQRPSVGFLFTGQGSQFVGMGRGLYAAEPVFRATLEDCDALLRPLLERPLLSVLYPEDGAASPLDDTAYAQPALFSLGVALARTWRAWGVEPAAVLGHSVGEYVAACVAGVFSLEDGLRLIAERGRLMQALPRDGEMVSVLAPVAQVMEAVAPHARDVSLAADNGPRGVVISGRTEAVRAVAATLAARGVEARPLKVSHAFHSPLMEPMLDAFEAAASRVTFHAPTVPVLSNLTGEVAGPELLTPAYWRRHVREAVRFADGVRALRRLGCDAFVEVGPTSTLTGLGRACLPPDDSAQWLPSLRAREPDLPRMLSSVAALHALGAPVRWDVLAPGRRVSMPTYRFQRERHWLELPPAQASVGEGPAHPLLGHRLPAVAARAEGQVWQRELAREQLTFIADHRIQGTVVVPGVVYVEWALAAAGQLLGQRPGGVSDVEYRKMLAVPESGRRTVQVSVAPSGEQDALTFHVHSRAGGQEPWVLHATGKVLPS comes from the coding sequence GTGCCGACGCTCGTCGCGCTGCTGTCTGCCCGCGCGGCGCGCCAGGGCGCGGACACCGCCTATACCTTCCTGGAGAACGGCGAGCAGGAGTCCGGTCTGCTGACCTACGCCGCGCTGGACCTCCGGGCCCGGGCCGTCGCCCAGCGCCTGCGCGAGGCGGGCGGGGAGGGGCAGCGCGCGCTGCTGCTCTACCCGGCGGGGCTGGACTTCCTGGCGGCCTTCATGGGCTGCCTGTACGCGGGCGTGGTGGCGGTGCCGGCCTACCCGCCGCGGGCGACGCGGCACCTGGCCCGGCTGCTGTCCGTGGTGGAGGACGCCCAGGCGACGGTGGTGCTGACCACCACCGCGCTGCTGCCCAACCTCACCCGGGACTCGGCCACGCTGCCCCGGATGAAGGCGCTGCGCTGGGTGACCACGGACGACGTGGACCTTCGTCCGGCCGCCACCTGGACGCCCCCCGCGTCGCTGTCACCCGGCGCGCTGGCCTTCCTCCAGTACACGTCCGGCTCCACCGGCGCCCCCAAGGGGGTGATGGTCAGCCACGCCAACCTCCTGCACAACCTGGAGATGCTGCGGCGGGGCTTTGGCCATGACGCGCGGACGCGGCTGGTGAGCTGGCTGCCGCTGTTCCACGACATGGGCCTCATCGCCGTGGCCCTGGAGGCGCTGTACCTGGGCCGCCCCTGCGTGCTGATGCCGCCGGTGGCCTTCCTCCAGTCGCCCATCCGCTGGTTGAGGGCGGTGTCGAAGTACCAGGGCACGTGCAGCGGCGCGCCCGACTTCGCCTATGACTTGTGCGTGGAGAAGACGGCGCCGGAGCAGCGCGCGGGGCTGGACCTGTCCTCGTGGCGGGTGGCCTTCAACGGGGCGGAGCCGGTGCGCGCGGCCACCCTGGAGCGCTTCGCCCGCACGTTCGCGCCCCTGGGCTTCCGCCGTGACGCCTTCTATCCGTGCTACGGCATGGCCGAGTCCACGGTGATGATCTCCGGCGGGCTCGCCGACGCGGCCCCGGTGGTGCGCCACGTCTCCGCGCGCGCCCTGGACTCGCACCGCGTGGTGGACGCCCCGGAGGGGGCCGCGGACGCCCGGGCCGTCATCGGCTGCGGCCGGGCGTGGATGGACGAGCGCATCGTCATCGTGGACCCCGAGACGGGCGTGGCGTGCGGGCCGGAGCAGGTGGGGGAAATCTGGGTGGCCAGCCCCAGCGTGGCCGGGGGCTACCTCAACCGGCCGGAGGAGACGGCGGCGACCTTCGGCGCGCGGCTGGCGGGGTCCGGCGAGGGGCCCTTCCTGCGCACCGGGGACCTGGGCTTCCTGCGGGACGGGGAGCTGTTCGTCACCGGCCGCCTCAAGGACGTCATCATCGTCCGGGGGCGCAACCACTACCCGCAGGACCTGGAGCTCACGTCCCAGGAGAGCCACCCCGTCCTGCGGCGCGGCGGCGCGGCGGCCTTCTCCGTGGAGGTCTCTGGCGAGGAGCGGCTGGTGGTGGTGCAGGAGGTGGAGCGCGTCCACGTGCGCAAGCTGGACACCCCCGCGGTGACGGCCGCCATCCGCGAGGCCATCCTGGCGCACCACGACCTGCGGCCGCACGCCGTCGTGCTGGTGAAGCCCGCCTCCATCCCCAAGACGTCCAGCGGGAAGATTCAGCGCCGGGGCTCGCGCGCGGCCTTCCTCGCGGGGGCGCTGGACGTGGTGGGCGAGTGGCGCGAGCCCCCGGCGCCCCCGCCTGTCGTCGCGGCCGGCCCGGCCTCGGGGGAGGTGCGGGCCTGGCTGGTGGCGCGGGTCGCGGAGCGGCTGCGCGTGGCGCCCTCCGCCGTCGACACCCGGGCGCCGCTGTCCCAACTGGGCCTGGACTCGGCGTCCGCGGTGGGGCTGTCGGGGGACCTGCAGACGTGGCTCGGCCGGCCGGTGTCACCCACGCTCGTCTATGACTTCCCGACGCTGGAGGCCCTGGCGGCGCACCTCACCGGGGGCGCGGCGGCGCCCGCGCCGAGCGCCACCGAGCGGCCCTCGGACACGGAGCCCATCGCAATCATCGGCCTGGGCTGCCGGCTGCCGGGCGCGGAGGACAGCGCTTCCTTCTGGCGGCTCTTGCACGACGGCGTGGACGCCATCACCGAGACGCCCCCGGCGCGCTGGGACGTGGAGCGCCTGTTCCACCCGGCGCCGCCGCCTCCCGGCCGGATGAGCACGCGGTGGGGGGGATACCTGCGGCAGGTGGATGGCTTCGACGCGGACTTCTTCGGCGTCGCGCCCCGCGAGGCCCGGGGCATGGACCCCCAGCAGCGCCTGCTGCTGGAGGTGGCCTGGGAGGCCCTGGAGGACGCGGGGTTGGCGCCGGACCGCCTGGCGGGCAGTGACACGGGCGTCTTCGTGGGCGTCAGCAGCGGCGACTACGCGCGGCTGCAGGCCCAGGCGCCCGGCGCGCTGGACGCCTACGCGGGCACCGGCATCGCGTTCAGCATCGCGGCCAACCGCCTGTCCTATGTGCTGGACCTCCGGGGGCCCAGCCTGGCGGTGGACACCGCGTGCTCCTCGTCGCTCGTGGCGGTGCACCAGGCGGTGCAGAGCCTGCGGCGGGGCGAGTGCGGCATGGCGCTGGCCGCGGGCGTCAACCTGCTGCTGGCGCCGGACATGACGGTGGCCTTCTCCCAGGCGCGGATGATGGCGGCGGACGGGCGCTGCAAGACGTTTGACGCCGCCGCTGACGGCTATGTGCGCGGCGAGGGCTGCGGCGTGGTGGTGCTCAAGCGCCTGCGGGACGCGCAGCGGGACGGGGACCGGGTGCTGGCGGTGGTGCGGGGCTCGGCCATCAACCAGGACGGCCGCAGCAACGGGCTGACCGCCCCCAACGGGCAGGCGCAGCAGGCCGTCCTGCGCGCGGCGCTGGCGGACGCGGGCGTGTCCGCCGACGCGGTCGACTACGTGGAGGCGCACGGCACCGGGACGCCGCTGGGCGACCCCATCGAGGTGGACGCCCTCAAGGCCGTGCTGCTCCAGGGCCGGCCCCTGGAGCGGCCCCTGTGGGTGGGCTCGGTGAAGACGAACATCGGCCACCTGGAGTCGGCCGCCGGCATCGCCGGACTCATCAAGGTCGCGCTGTCACTCCAGCACGAGGCCATCCCCGCGCACCTGCACCTGCGCGAGCTCAACCCCTACATCCGCCTGGAGGGTGTCCCCCTGGCCATCCCCACCGCGCGGCGGGCCTGGACGGGCCCCGCGCGCCGGGCGGGCGTGAGCTCGTTTGGCTTCGGCGGGACCAACGCGCACGCCATCCTGGAGTCGGCGCCGGAGCGCCCCGCGCCCGCGGCGCCCGCGCGGGACGCCCCTTGCGTGCTCACGCTGTCCGCGCGCGACGAGAAGGCCCTGGCCGAGCTCGCCGGGGCGTGGGCGGACCCCGCTGCCTGGCCTCCGGGGCTGTCGCTGGCGGACGCCTGCCACACCGCCGCGAACGGCCGGGCCCACTTCGCTCACCGGCTGGCCCTGGTGGCCACCACCCCCGAGGAGGCCCAGGCGTCCCTGCAGGCGTTCTCCCGCGGCGAGGCGGACGCCGACGTCATCCGGGGGACGGCGCCCGCCGGTCAGCGGCCGTCCGTGGGCTTCCTCTTCACCGGGCAGGGCTCGCAGTTCGTGGGCATGGGGAGGGGCCTCTACGCCGCCGAGCCGGTGTTCCGGGCCACCCTGGAGGACTGCGACGCGCTGCTGCGCCCGCTCCTGGAGCGGCCCCTGCTGTCGGTGCTGTACCCCGAGGACGGCGCCGCGTCCCCCCTGGATGACACGGCGTACGCGCAGCCGGCGCTGTTCTCGCTGGGCGTGGCGCTGGCGCGCACGTGGCGCGCCTGGGGCGTGGAGCCCGCCGCGGTGCTGGGCCACAGCGTGGGCGAGTACGTGGCCGCGTGCGTGGCCGGCGTCTTCAGCCTGGAGGACGGGCTGCGGCTCATCGCGGAGCGGGGCCGGCTGATGCAGGCGCTGCCGCGCGACGGGGAGATGGTGTCCGTCCTGGCGCCCGTGGCGCAGGTCATGGAGGCCGTGGCGCCCCATGCGCGCGACGTGTCCCTCGCGGCGGACAACGGGCCTCGCGGCGTGGTCATCTCCGGGCGCACGGAGGCCGTGCGCGCGGTGGCGGCCACGCTGGCGGCGCGGGGCGTGGAGGCGCGCCCGCTGAAGGTCTCTCACGCGTTCCACTCCCCCCTGATGGAGCCCATGCTGGACGCCTTCGAGGCCGCCGCGTCCCGGGTGACGTTCCACGCGCCGACGGTGCCCGTGCTCTCCAACCTCACGGGCGAGGTGGCGGGGCCGGAGCTGCTGACGCCCGCCTACTGGCGCCGCCACGTGCGCGAGGCGGTGCGCTTCGCGGACGGGGTGCGCGCCTTGCGGCGGCTGGGGTGCGACGCCTTCGTGGAGGTGGGGCCCACGTCCACGCTCACCGGCCTGGGCCGGGCGTGCCTGCCCCCGGATGATTCGGCGCAGTGGCTGCCGAGCCTGCGCGCGCGGGAGCCGGACCTCCCGCGGATGCTGTCCAGCGTCGCGGCGCTGCACGCGCTGGGCGCGCCGGTGCGCTGGGACGTGCTGGCGCCGGGCCGCCGCGTGTCCATGCCCACCTATCGCTTCCAGCGCGAGCGCCACTGGCTGGAGCTGCCCCCGGCGCAGGCGTCCGTGGGGGAGGGGCCCGCGCACCCGTTGCTGGGGCACCGGCTGCCCGCGGTGGCCGCCCGCGCCGAGGGGCAGGTGTGGCAGCGGGAGCTGGCGCGCGAGCAGCTCACGTTCATCGCGGACCACCGCATCCAGGGCACGGTGGTGGTGCCGGGCGTGGTGTACGTGGAGTGGGCGCTCGCGGCGGCGGGCCAGCTGCTGGGCCAGCGCCCCGGCGGCGTCAGCGACGTGGAGTACCGCAAGATGCTCGCGGTCCCCGAGTCCGGTCGCCGCACGGTGCAGGTGAGCGTGGCGCCCTCCGGGGAGCAGGACGCGCTCACGTTCCACGTCCACAGCCGGGCGGGTGGCCAGGAGCCCTGGGTGCTCCACGCCACGGGGAAGGTCCTTCCGAGCTAG
- a CDS encoding ornithine cyclodeaminase family protein, which yields MDETNRATWLLTQADLRRLVGAVGVDTLMDEVIRDLVDAFRGFDAERVDVRKREGFALEHPGKTGVLEWMPVMRRGETVTIKVVGYNPDNPAAHGLPTIIATNSVYDCRTGHLLAVADGVFATALRTGAASAVASQVLARPDSRVLGLVGCGAQAVTQLHALSRVFPLARVLVFDTDKDVERSFAQRVSFLGLDVRRASLEELEAQSDIICTATSVAVGAGPVITGRGLQPHVHINAVGSDLPGKTELPLRFLEDSLVCPDFLPQAVVEGECQQLPRERIGPELVTLVKAPEQYADWRGRRTVFDSTGLALEDQVVTETLLRHARRLGLGTRVNLESLTDDVMDPYAHVLPDAELLCDEQEVTSSASSRRVAAS from the coding sequence GTGGACGAGACGAATCGAGCAACGTGGCTGTTGACCCAGGCGGACCTGCGCCGATTGGTGGGCGCGGTGGGCGTCGACACGCTCATGGATGAAGTCATCCGTGACCTCGTGGACGCCTTCCGCGGCTTCGACGCGGAGCGCGTCGATGTGCGAAAGCGAGAGGGGTTCGCGCTCGAGCACCCCGGGAAGACGGGGGTGCTGGAGTGGATGCCGGTGATGCGGCGGGGGGAGACGGTCACCATCAAGGTGGTGGGCTACAACCCGGACAATCCCGCGGCGCATGGGTTGCCCACCATCATCGCCACCAACAGCGTCTATGACTGCCGCACCGGGCACCTCCTGGCGGTGGCGGACGGCGTCTTCGCGACCGCGCTGCGCACGGGCGCGGCGTCCGCGGTGGCCAGTCAGGTCCTCGCGCGGCCGGACAGCCGCGTCCTCGGGCTGGTGGGCTGCGGGGCCCAGGCCGTCACCCAGCTGCACGCGCTCAGCCGCGTCTTCCCCCTGGCGCGGGTGCTGGTGTTCGACACCGACAAGGACGTGGAGCGGTCCTTCGCCCAGCGCGTCTCCTTCCTCGGCCTGGACGTGCGACGCGCGTCGCTGGAGGAGCTGGAGGCCCAATCCGACATCATCTGCACCGCGACGTCCGTGGCGGTGGGCGCGGGCCCCGTCATCACGGGGCGGGGGCTGCAGCCCCACGTGCACATCAACGCCGTGGGGTCGGACCTGCCGGGCAAGACGGAGCTGCCCCTGAGGTTCCTGGAGGACAGCCTCGTCTGCCCGGACTTCCTGCCACAGGCCGTGGTGGAGGGAGAGTGTCAGCAGCTTCCCCGCGAGCGCATTGGCCCGGAGCTGGTGACGCTCGTGAAGGCGCCGGAGCAGTACGCGGACTGGCGCGGCCGTCGCACCGTGTTCGACTCCACGGGGCTCGCCCTGGAAGACCAGGTGGTGACGGAGACGCTGCTGCGCCATGCGCGCCGTCTGGGGTTGGGCACCCGGGTGAACCTGGAGAGCCTCACCGACGACGTGATGGACCCGTATGCCCACGTGCTGCCAGACGCGGAGCTCCTGTGCGACGAGCAGGAGGTGACGTCGTCGGCCTCGTCCCGGCGGGTCGCCGCGTCCTGA